DNA sequence from the Bacillota bacterium genome:
GAGAACGAGGTCTTCCTCGGGGTGATCATCGACAAAGAACGCCTCAACAAGCAGATGCCCAGGACCATCGAGGACGCCCGGATCCTCATCGTCGACGATGCCCTCGAGCCCGAACAGATCGAAGACGAGGCTCTCTCCACCGAGGCCGGCTTCGCCCGCTACATGGAGCTGCAGGAAGACTTCCGGACGAACCTCAGGAAGCTGGTCGCCCTGGGGGTCAAGGTCATCCTGGTCGACCGCGGGGTGGAGGACATCGCCGAGGAGATCCTCACCGATGCCGGGTCGATCGTCCTGAGCCGCGTATCCTCGCGCGAGCTGAGGAAGGCGGCCGAACACACCGGGGCGCGGATGGTCAAGCGGACGGCCCTCCGCAAGGAACCCGCCGAGATCGAACGCTATCTCGGCCGGGCCGAGCGGGTCTACGAGGACGAGCGGCTGGAGCAGGTCCGCATCGTCGGCGGCCGCGGCAAGCCGATGGCCACCATCCTGGTGGGCGCGGCCACCGAGGAGGTGGTCGGCGAGCGCGAGCGGATCGCTAAAGACGCCGCCTCGTCGGTTCAGGCCGCCGTCAAGGGCGGGGTCGTCCCGGGAGGCGGGGCCATCGAGATGGCCGTCGGTCGTGAACTCGGGCGCCGCCGCGACGAGGTCAAAGGGATGAGCGTCTACGGCCTCGACTGCGTCATCGAGGCGCTCAAGAAGCCCCTCGCCCAGATTGTTGGAAACGCCGGCTTCAACCCGCTGGAGAAGGTCGGCGACGTCGTCGCCGCCCAGGCCAAGAGGAAGCGCGACTCACTGGCCGTCGATTGCGACACCGGGGAGATCGCCGACATGCTCGAGCGCGGCGTGATCGACCCGGCCCTGGTCAAGGTGCAGGCCCTCAAGGCGGCCGGGGAGATCGCCGAGGCCATCCTGCGGATCGACACGATCATCAAGATGAGGGAGCAAAAGCCCGATTCGCGGGGTTCCGCCGGGCCATCCGGCCCGGGCTCGGAAGACCTGACCAAGAGCTTCTGAGGAGGCGTTCGGCATGGCCGATGAAGCGGTGGCCAAGCCCTTGGCCGACAACGCGGCCTCGTCCGACGGCGCGGCCCTGGCCGAGACGGTCGCCGCCTACCTGGCCGCCGAGTTCGAGGCCAGGGAGGGCATCGATCTCCGCCGTGATCAACTGGCCTGGGGCCAGCTCCTCCGGGCGGCCCGCCGGGCCTTGGCCGACCTGGAACGGCGGCCGATCACCAATGTCAACCTCCCCTGCATCATCTCCGACGCCGCCGGGCCGCGTCATCTCGATGTCACCGTGACCCGGCGGATCTTGGCCGGCCTCAGCGGGCCCAGTCGGACCACCAAGCTCTGAGCCAAAGGAGTTCGATCATTCCCGCGATGGCCGATAAACGAGACTACTACGAAGTCCTGGGGGTCGACCGCTCGGCCGACCAGGAGGAGATCAAGAAAGCCTACCGGGCTCTGGCTCGGAAACACCACCCGGACGCCAACCCGGGCGATGCCGGCGCCGGTGAGCGGTTCAAGGAAATCAATGAGGCCTATGAGGTCCTCGGCGACCCGGAGAAACGGGCCCGTTACGACCAGTTCGGCCACGCCGCCTTCGGGCGCGGGCAGGCCGGCGCGGGCGGCTTCGGCGGTGACCTCGGCCCCTTCGGCGACCTCGGCGGGATCTTCGACGCCTTCTTCGGGACCGGCCGGCAGGGCCAGACGCGGCGCGGTGCGCAGCCCGGAGCCGACCTCCGCTACGATATGGAGATCAGCCTGGAGGAGGCGTCCGCCGGCCTGACCAGGGAGATCCAGTTCAGCCGGTGGGACAACTGCCCCATCTGCGGCGGGTCGGGGGCCAAGCCGGGGACGAAGCCGGCCGTCTGCGACCACTGCCACGGCACCGGCGAGATCCGCTTCGCCCAGAACACCTTTTTCGGCCAGTTCGTGAATGTCCGCCCGTGTGACCACTGCGGGGGGACGGGTCGGGTCATCGAAACGCCCTGTCCTGACTGCCGCGGCAAAGGCCGCGTCTACCGAGAGCGAAAGCTGGAAGTGAAGGTGCCTGCCGGAGTGGACGACGGGTCGCGCCTGCGGGTCGGCGGGGAAGGGGAGGCCGGCCCGCTGGGCGGTCCGCCCGGCGATCTCTATGTGGTCCTCCGCGTCCTTCCCCACGAGCTGTTCAAGCGCGACGGGACCGAGCTGTACTGCGAAGTGCCGATCAGCTTCAGCCAGGCCGCCCTGGGGGCCGAGATCGACGTCCCGACCCTGGACGGTCGGTCACCCATGAGGATCCCCGAGGGCACCCAGACCGGGACGGTCTTCCGGCTCAAGGGCAGGGGCATTCCCAGCCTGCGCGGCTACGGTCGCGGCGACCAGCACATCAAGGTGGTCATCCAGACGCCCAAGCGGATGACCGCCGAGCAGCGCCGCATCCTGCAGGAGTTCGCCAAGGCCGGCGGCGAGGAGTCCGGCTCGACCGGGACCGCGGGCGGGGGGACTGGCTTCTTCCGGCGGAAAGGGACGGCGCGATGAAGTGGACCGAGGTCAGGGTGCTGGTCGCCAGTGAGGCCGCCGAGGCCGTGGCCAACGCACTCATCGAGGAGGGGGCCGGTGGCGTAGCCATCCAGGACCCCTCTTTCCTTGCCGTGATCGAGCGGGGCTGGTTCTGGGGCGAGGGCGAGCCGGTGGAGGCCGCTCCGCCTTCCCCGGAGGTCACCGTCGCCGCCCACTACCCTCGTTCGGAGAGCCTGGGGCCGCGGCTCGAGCGGCTCCGACGCCGGCTCGACGACATCGCCGCCGGCGGCCTCGACCTCGGTCCGGGGCGGTTGACCGCGGTCGAGGTCGACGAGGCCGATTGGGTCGATGCTTGGAAGACCTACTTCAAGCCGCACCGGTTGGGCCGGCGGATGGTCATCCGTCCCAGCTGGGAAGAATACGAAGCTGACCCGACCGACCTGGTCATCGTGGTCGACCCCGGGATGGCCTTCGGGACCGGGACCCACGCCACCACCTCCGGCTGCCTGCTGTTCCTGGAAGAGCAGGTCAAAGGGGGGGAATCGGTGGTCGATTGCGGGTGCGGCTCGGGCATCCTGGCGGTGGCCGCCGCCAGACTGGGGGCGGCGACGGTCCTGGCGGTCGACCATG
Encoded proteins:
- the prmA gene encoding 50S ribosomal protein L11 methyltransferase, with amino-acid sequence MKWTEVRVLVASEAAEAVANALIEEGAGGVAIQDPSFLAVIERGWFWGEGEPVEAAPPSPEVTVAAHYPRSESLGPRLERLRRRLDDIAAGGLDLGPGRLTAVEVDEADWVDAWKTYFKPHRLGRRMVIRPSWEEYEADPTDLVIVVDPGMAFGTGTHATTSGCLLFLEEQVKGGESVVDCGCGSGILAVAAARLGAATVLAVDHDEVAVAATTANADANGVAGTIRVVEDDGGAFLAGLEPGSVDLVTANLTADPLVRLAPDLARALKAGGKVIASGIIRARRNEVVEAFGRAGLELVDERRDGDWHSLLASAAGSGPARKPGHLGVTGRA
- the dnaJ gene encoding molecular chaperone DnaJ, which encodes MADKRDYYEVLGVDRSADQEEIKKAYRALARKHHPDANPGDAGAGERFKEINEAYEVLGDPEKRARYDQFGHAAFGRGQAGAGGFGGDLGPFGDLGGIFDAFFGTGRQGQTRRGAQPGADLRYDMEISLEEASAGLTREIQFSRWDNCPICGGSGAKPGTKPAVCDHCHGTGEIRFAQNTFFGQFVNVRPCDHCGGTGRVIETPCPDCRGKGRVYRERKLEVKVPAGVDDGSRLRVGGEGEAGPLGGPPGDLYVVLRVLPHELFKRDGTELYCEVPISFSQAALGAEIDVPTLDGRSPMRIPEGTQTGTVFRLKGRGIPSLRGYGRGDQHIKVVIQTPKRMTAEQRRILQEFAKAGGEESGSTGTAGGGTGFFRRKGTAR
- a CDS encoding TCP-1/cpn60 chaperonin family protein; translation: MSNVKQVSSGSEVDERLAALLTNANAVRAIASAVEGTIGPKGLDTMLVDRFGEVVITNDGITILTRMDVNHPAARMVINTARAQEDEVGDGTTTATIMAGALLGEGVNQVAKGVPVTRVIDGVRWGVRTAIELIKKKSIKVDGLDDPVLRRVALIAGRDHEDIADLVVGAARMIGPEKLLEPQFKLADTVLAEEGAENEVFLGVIIDKERLNKQMPRTIEDARILIVDDALEPEQIEDEALSTEAGFARYMELQEDFRTNLRKLVALGVKVILVDRGVEDIAEEILTDAGSIVLSRVSSRELRKAAEHTGARMVKRTALRKEPAEIERYLGRAERVYEDERLEQVRIVGGRGKPMATILVGAATEEVVGERERIAKDAASSVQAAVKGGVVPGGGAIEMAVGRELGRRRDEVKGMSVYGLDCVIEALKKPLAQIVGNAGFNPLEKVGDVVAAQAKRKRDSLAVDCDTGEIADMLERGVIDPALVKVQALKAAGEIAEAILRIDTIIKMREQKPDSRGSAGPSGPGSEDLTKSF
- a CDS encoding Hsp70 family protein codes for the protein MADEAVAKPLADNAASSDGAALAETVAAYLAAEFEAREGIDLRRDQLAWGQLLRAARRALADLERRPITNVNLPCIISDAAGPRHLDVTVTRRILAGLSGPSRTTKL